One part of the Tenacibaculum sp. 190130A14a genome encodes these proteins:
- a CDS encoding phosphatidylserine decarboxylase, whose translation MKIQYIDRKSGTLITETPPGEGFLKLLYQNPFGKVALLPMVKRKALSSRYGKMMSKASSVKKIQGFVDKLGIDMNESEKSVSEFTSFNDFFYRKLKPNARPIENGFVSPGDGKLIAFENVSDIHNFFVKGRKFTLKEFLNSTSLAEKYKNASLLILRLAPNDYHRYHFPYEGIASDMTKIKGDYFSVSPYALASNFTKVFCENKREFCELQTTDKGDVLIAPVGATMVGAIIETFTPNSKVQKGDEMGYFAFGGSTIVLLIDKEKITIDKDIIKNTQNNIETAVKMGEKIGL comes from the coding sequence ATGAAAATACAGTACATTGATAGAAAATCAGGAACTTTAATAACCGAAACTCCACCTGGAGAGGGGTTTTTAAAGCTTTTATATCAAAACCCTTTTGGTAAGGTTGCACTATTACCTATGGTAAAGCGCAAGGCCTTATCTTCTCGTTATGGAAAAATGATGAGCAAAGCTTCTTCTGTGAAGAAAATCCAAGGTTTTGTTGACAAACTAGGAATTGACATGAACGAATCTGAAAAATCAGTTTCAGAATTCACTTCTTTTAATGATTTCTTCTACCGAAAACTTAAACCAAACGCTCGTCCAATTGAAAACGGATTTGTGAGTCCTGGGGACGGAAAACTGATCGCTTTTGAAAACGTTTCAGACATTCACAACTTCTTTGTAAAAGGAAGAAAATTCACTTTAAAAGAGTTTTTAAATAGTACTTCATTAGCCGAAAAATATAAAAACGCTTCACTTTTAATCTTACGATTAGCTCCAAACGATTATCATCGTTATCACTTCCCTTACGAAGGAATAGCTTCTGATATGACAAAAATTAAAGGTGACTACTTTTCTGTTTCTCCTTATGCATTAGCTTCTAATTTCACCAAAGTCTTTTGCGAAAACAAACGTGAGTTTTGCGAATTACAAACAACAGATAAAGGTGACGTTTTAATTGCTCCAGTAGGCGCTACTATGGTAGGTGCAATTATAGAAACCTTTACCCCAAACTCGAAAGTTCAAAAAGGGGATGAAATGGGGTATTTTGCATTTGGTGGCTCAACCATTGTTTTGCTTATTGATAAAGAAAAAATCACCATTGACAAAGACATTATAAAAAACACCCAAAACAACATTGAAACCGCCGTTAAAATGGGTGAAAAAATAGGTTTATAA
- a CDS encoding nucleoside-diphosphate sugar epimerase/dehydratase, with translation MLKNWVLKALDKYASRWVVLIIDIILVCFSFILAYTIRFNTSLNFDTEKLIYQLPFIALVALFSFLSVGSYRGIIRHTGTRDAFNVFIGLSLMSSLVIIAVLINSTFKIFPSITIPKSIIIIHFLTSVILLIISRFVFKAFYEIISTELDSITNVLIYGAGDSGLITYGALNRDSKNKYEVLGFIDDDPKKQGKKIDRIKIYDGNRLTKNFIETKDVDEIIISIQNIKSEKLLVLTDKLLSLGTKVKIVPPLSKWIDGDLEATQIKQVKIEDLLNRKPISIDNPIVSREVNNKTVMVTGAAGSIGSEISRQLSSYNLHHLILVDQAESPLYEIEQELVQNGITNFTAFVADVRDVNRMNEIFEEFKPQKVFHAAAYKHVPLMEKSPYEAVKINVLGTKNIADLAIKHKVERFVMVSTDKAVNPTNVMGATKRIAEMYITCLSNNKEHTTKFTTTRFGNVLGSNGSVIPLFKKQIENGGPLTVTHKEITRYFMTIPEACRLVLEAGTMGNGGEIYIFDMGKSVKIYDIAKRMIHLSGLSYPDDIDIKITGLRPGEKLYEELLANGENTTPTYHEKIMIAKTQDIDNEYISRKIQKLCSSYNNINNLNTVSLMKEIVPEYISKNSIYQELDAIKEKLN, from the coding sequence ATGTTAAAGAATTGGGTTTTAAAAGCTTTAGATAAATACGCCTCAAGATGGGTTGTACTTATAATTGATATAATTTTAGTATGCTTTTCTTTTATCCTTGCTTATACTATCAGGTTTAACACTTCGCTAAATTTTGATACGGAAAAACTAATCTACCAACTTCCATTTATAGCTTTGGTAGCCCTATTTAGTTTTTTAAGTGTAGGTTCTTATAGAGGAATTATAAGACACACTGGGACTAGAGATGCATTTAATGTATTTATTGGATTGTCACTAATGTCTTCATTAGTAATTATTGCAGTTCTAATAAATAGTACTTTTAAAATTTTTCCATCTATAACGATTCCAAAGTCGATTATAATTATTCATTTTCTTACCTCGGTTATACTCCTTATCATTAGCCGATTTGTTTTTAAAGCTTTTTATGAAATAATTTCTACAGAATTAGATAGCATTACCAACGTTTTAATCTATGGAGCTGGTGATTCTGGTTTAATTACCTATGGTGCCTTAAACAGAGATTCTAAAAACAAATATGAAGTATTAGGTTTTATTGATGATGACCCTAAAAAACAAGGAAAAAAAATTGATCGAATAAAAATCTACGACGGGAATAGATTAACCAAAAATTTTATAGAGACAAAAGACGTCGATGAAATTATCATTTCAATTCAAAATATTAAATCTGAAAAGCTACTTGTACTAACAGATAAATTATTAAGCTTAGGAACAAAAGTTAAAATAGTTCCACCACTTTCTAAATGGATTGATGGTGATTTAGAGGCTACACAGATTAAACAAGTTAAGATTGAAGATTTATTAAACAGAAAACCAATATCAATTGACAACCCTATAGTAAGTAGAGAAGTCAATAACAAAACGGTAATGGTTACTGGAGCTGCGGGATCTATTGGATCTGAAATTTCAAGACAGCTCAGTTCATACAACCTACACCATCTTATTTTAGTTGATCAAGCTGAATCTCCACTGTATGAAATCGAGCAAGAATTAGTTCAAAATGGTATCACAAACTTCACGGCTTTTGTAGCAGACGTTAGAGATGTAAACCGTATGAATGAAATTTTTGAAGAGTTTAAACCTCAAAAAGTTTTTCACGCCGCTGCATACAAACATGTTCCTTTAATGGAAAAATCACCCTATGAGGCTGTCAAAATCAATGTCCTAGGAACTAAAAATATAGCTGATTTAGCAATCAAACATAAGGTGGAACGATTTGTAATGGTTTCAACAGACAAAGCCGTGAATCCAACTAACGTAATGGGAGCTACAAAACGAATTGCTGAAATGTATATTACTTGTCTTAGTAATAACAAAGAACATACTACCAAATTTACTACAACTCGTTTTGGAAATGTTTTAGGTTCTAACGGATCGGTTATCCCTTTATTTAAGAAACAAATTGAAAACGGAGGTCCTTTAACAGTAACTCATAAAGAAATTACTCGTTATTTTATGACCATTCCCGAAGCATGTCGTTTAGTACTGGAAGCGGGAACGATGGGTAACGGAGGTGAAATATATATTTTTGACATGGGGAAATCAGTTAAAATATATGATATTGCTAAAAGAATGATTCATTTATCAGGACTTTCTTATCCAGATGACATTGATATTAAAATAACTGGATTAAGGCCTGGAGAAAAATTATACGAAGAACTTTTAGCAAATGGTGAAAATACCACTCCTACATATCATGAAAAAATCATGATCGCTAAGACTCAAGATATTGATAATGAGTATATTTCAAGAAAAATACAAAAGCTTTGCTCATCATATAACAATATAAACAACTTAAATACAGTTTCTTTGATGAAAGAAATTGTCCCGGAGTACATTTCTAAAAACTCTATTTATCAAGAATTAGATGCAATCAAAGAAAAATTAAATTAG
- the scpA gene encoding methylmalonyl-CoA mutase, whose product MSRKDISNISIDKNQQSNIENRKHESFVAGIAPNLRGPYSTMYVRRPWTIRQYAGFSTAEESNAFYRRNLAAGQKGLSVAFDLATHRGYDSDHERVQGDVGKAGVAIDSVEDMKVLFDQIPLDKMSVSMTMNGAVLPVLAFYIIAAEEQGVKPELLSGTIQNDILKEFMVRNTYIYPPTPSMKIIADIFEYTSKNMPKFNSISISGYHMQEAGATPEIELAYTLADGLEYIRKGLEAGMDIDAFAPRLSFFWAIGMDHFTEIAKMRAGRMLWAKIVKQFNPNNPKSLALRTHCQTSGWSLTEQDPFNNVARTTIEAMAAAFGGTQSLHTNALDEAIALPTDFSARIARNTQIYLQQETHITKTVDPWAGSYHVEELTENIANKAWELIQEVEELGGMTKAIEKGIPKMRIEEAAAKKQAKIDSGQDVIVGVNKYQLKEEDPLHILEVDNEAVRQSQINRLNELKSERNEDDVTQSLEDLTECAKTGNGNLLDLAVKAARNRATLGEISDALETIFGRHKAVHKTISGVYSKEIKDDALFKEATQLADKFAELEGRRPRIMIAKLGQDGHDRGAKVVATGYADLGFDVDIGPLFQTPIEATKQAIENDVHIIGISSLAAGHKTLVPQVIGELKKYGREDIMVIVGGVIPAQDYQFLFDAGAVGIFGPGTKIAQAAIDMLTILIDSTEE is encoded by the coding sequence ATGAGTAGAAAAGATATTTCAAATATCAGTATCGATAAAAATCAACAATCGAATATTGAAAATCGTAAACACGAAAGTTTTGTTGCAGGTATTGCACCAAACTTACGTGGACCATACTCTACTATGTATGTTCGTAGACCATGGACAATTCGTCAATATGCAGGGTTCTCTACAGCAGAAGAAAGTAACGCTTTTTATAGAAGAAATTTAGCAGCCGGACAAAAAGGACTTTCTGTAGCCTTTGATTTAGCTACACACCGTGGATATGATTCTGATCACGAACGTGTTCAAGGAGATGTTGGTAAAGCAGGTGTGGCAATAGATTCTGTAGAAGACATGAAAGTCTTATTTGACCAGATTCCATTAGATAAAATGTCGGTTTCTATGACAATGAATGGAGCTGTACTACCTGTATTAGCTTTTTACATAATAGCAGCAGAAGAACAAGGAGTAAAACCAGAGCTGCTTTCTGGAACTATTCAAAATGATATCTTAAAGGAGTTTATGGTACGAAACACATACATCTACCCTCCTACTCCTTCTATGAAAATTATTGCTGATATATTCGAATATACCAGTAAGAACATGCCAAAATTTAATTCAATCTCTATCTCAGGATACCATATGCAAGAAGCGGGTGCTACTCCAGAAATTGAATTAGCTTATACGCTTGCAGACGGACTGGAATATATTAGAAAGGGATTAGAAGCAGGAATGGACATTGATGCATTTGCCCCGCGTCTTTCTTTTTTCTGGGCAATTGGAATGGATCATTTTACTGAAATAGCAAAAATGCGTGCTGGTAGAATGCTTTGGGCTAAAATCGTTAAGCAATTCAACCCTAACAACCCAAAATCTTTGGCTTTAAGAACTCATTGCCAAACAAGTGGTTGGAGTTTAACAGAACAAGATCCGTTTAACAATGTAGCTCGTACAACAATTGAAGCAATGGCAGCTGCTTTTGGAGGAACACAAAGCTTACACACCAACGCGTTAGACGAGGCAATTGCCCTACCTACTGACTTCTCTGCAAGAATTGCTCGTAATACTCAAATATATTTACAACAAGAAACGCACATTACTAAAACAGTAGATCCGTGGGCTGGTAGTTACCATGTTGAAGAATTAACAGAAAACATCGCCAACAAAGCTTGGGAATTAATTCAAGAAGTTGAAGAATTAGGAGGAATGACTAAAGCAATTGAAAAAGGAATTCCTAAAATGCGTATTGAAGAAGCCGCCGCGAAAAAACAAGCTAAGATAGATAGTGGTCAAGATGTAATTGTTGGTGTAAATAAATATCAATTAAAAGAAGAAGATCCTTTACACATTTTAGAAGTAGATAATGAAGCCGTTCGTCAATCTCAAATCAATAGGCTAAACGAGCTAAAATCAGAAAGAAATGAAGATGATGTTACTCAATCTCTAGAAGATTTAACAGAATGCGCTAAAACGGGTAATGGAAATTTATTAGATTTAGCTGTAAAAGCTGCGAGAAACAGAGCTACTTTAGGTGAAATTTCTGATGCTTTAGAAACTATTTTCGGAAGACATAAAGCAGTACATAAAACAATTAGCGGTGTGTATAGTAAAGAAATAAAAGACGATGCTTTATTTAAAGAAGCAACCCAACTAGCCGATAAATTTGCAGAATTAGAAGGTCGTAGACCTCGTATTATGATAGCTAAACTAGGGCAAGACGGACATGATCGCGGTGCAAAAGTAGTTGCCACTGGATATGCTGATCTTGGTTTTGATGTTGATATAGGACCTTTATTTCAAACACCTATTGAAGCAACGAAACAAGCTATTGAGAATGATGTACACATTATTGGTATCTCTTCTTTAGCTGCCGGACATAAAACCTTAGTTCCGCAAGTAATTGGCGAACTTAAAAAGTACGGTAGAGAAGATATAATGGTAATTGTTGGAGGAGTAATTCCTGCACAAGACTATCAATTTTTGTTTGACGCTGGTGCCGTAGGTATTTTTGGTCCTGGAACTAAAATTGCTCAAGCTGCCATAGACATGCTAACTATTTTAATTGATAGCACAGAAGAATAA
- a CDS encoding septum formation initiator family protein — MNFKSIKNKPTFRIATNIYVVILTVFVVWMLFFDENSYLTHREFNKEVKELKTWIEFHQKKIAEDKETIKKLQDSLELERYAREKYLMKKDNEDIYIIEFDTIQK; from the coding sequence ATGAACTTTAAATCCATAAAAAACAAACCAACATTTAGAATTGCTACAAATATTTACGTAGTGATTCTTACCGTATTTGTTGTTTGGATGTTATTTTTTGATGAAAATTCGTATCTTACTCATAGAGAATTTAACAAGGAAGTAAAAGAATTAAAAACTTGGATTGAATTTCATCAAAAAAAGATCGCTGAAGACAAAGAAACCATTAAAAAACTTCAAGATTCTTTGGAGCTAGAGCGTTACGCTCGTGAAAAATATTTAATGAAAAAAGATAATGAAGATATTTACATTATCGAATTTGATACTATACAGAAATAA
- the udk gene encoding uridine kinase, whose product MFVIGIAGGTGSGKTTVVNQIINELPADEVCVISQDSYYKQTDDLTYEERTKINFDHPRAIDFELLVEHLRQLKNGEVIEQPVYSFVAHNRTKDTIKTHPRKVIIIEGILIFNNKDLRNLCDIKVFVHADADERLIRRVRRDIKERGRDIDEVLSRYQSTLKPMHQQFIEPTKNYADIIIPNDRYNTVAIDIVRTVISDRL is encoded by the coding sequence ATATTTGTTATTGGTATTGCAGGAGGTACTGGAAGTGGAAAAACCACTGTAGTAAATCAAATTATTAATGAATTACCTGCTGATGAGGTTTGTGTTATTTCTCAAGATTCTTACTACAAGCAAACAGACGATTTAACATACGAAGAAAGAACCAAAATAAACTTCGACCATCCTCGAGCCATTGATTTCGAATTATTAGTAGAACATTTAAGACAATTAAAAAATGGAGAAGTTATAGAGCAACCTGTTTATTCATTTGTTGCTCATAATAGAACCAAAGACACCATAAAAACGCACCCAAGAAAGGTTATTATTATTGAAGGTATCTTAATATTCAATAATAAAGATTTAAGAAACCTTTGTGATATAAAGGTATTCGTTCACGCAGATGCAGATGAGCGTTTAATACGTCGTGTACGAAGAGACATCAAAGAAAGAGGAAGAGATATTGACGAAGTACTTAGTCGTTATCAGAGTACCTTAAAACCAATGCACCAACAATTTATTGAACCTACCAAAAACTACGCGGATATTATTATTCCTAACGACAGGTACAATACTGTTGCAATTGACATCGTTAGAACTGTAATTAGCGATCGATTATAA
- a CDS encoding methylmalonyl-CoA mutase subunit beta: MSNYLFKDFEGVSPNAWKQKIQVDLKGADYNDTLLWKTNEGITVKPFYTKEDRTHQIVNLPKKGFAICQSIIVSNEKEANALAIDALERGASAIEFLIKEKIDFKTLLNTINLQETYIYFKLEFLDASFVSEVSNYTNSSKVFFNNDIIGKLASTGNWYQNLKDDHSELENIIKNNNSLAINVSIYQNAGANCTQQLAYALTHANEYLNHFGGEVASKIHFNFSVGSNYFFEIAKLRAFRILWNSLLTEYKVEKTEAHIFTQPSLRNKTLYDYNVNMLRTTSECMSAILGGSNTVSNVAYDRIFHNSNEFGERISRNQLLTLQQESYLSEAQHFADGAYYIEALTDQLAEKALEIFKLIEQAGGFLKQLKEGVIQRKIKESATKEQEQFDNGELVLLGTNKIQNEKDRMKNDLEVNPFVKVRNQKTLIEPIIQKRLAEKLEQERLDHE, encoded by the coding sequence ATGAGCAATTATTTATTTAAAGATTTCGAAGGAGTATCTCCTAACGCTTGGAAACAAAAAATTCAAGTAGATTTAAAAGGTGCCGACTACAATGACACCCTTCTTTGGAAAACTAATGAAGGAATTACCGTAAAACCTTTTTATACTAAAGAAGATAGAACTCATCAAATAGTTAACCTTCCTAAAAAAGGTTTTGCTATTTGTCAAAGCATTATAGTTTCAAATGAAAAAGAAGCCAATGCCTTAGCTATTGATGCTTTAGAAAGAGGAGCTTCTGCAATTGAGTTTCTTATCAAAGAAAAAATTGATTTCAAAACCTTATTGAATACTATCAACCTTCAAGAAACTTATATTTATTTTAAACTTGAATTTCTTGATGCAAGTTTTGTTTCTGAAGTATCTAACTATACAAATTCAAGCAAGGTTTTTTTCAACAATGATATCATTGGAAAACTAGCAAGTACTGGTAACTGGTATCAAAACCTTAAAGATGATCATTCCGAACTGGAAAACATTATCAAAAACAACAATAGTTTAGCTATTAATGTTTCTATTTATCAAAATGCAGGAGCCAACTGCACACAACAATTAGCATACGCTTTAACCCATGCAAATGAATATTTAAATCATTTTGGTGGAGAGGTCGCTTCAAAAATACACTTCAACTTTTCTGTTGGAAGCAATTATTTCTTTGAAATAGCCAAACTAAGAGCTTTTCGAATTTTATGGAACTCTCTTTTAACAGAATATAAGGTAGAAAAAACTGAAGCCCATATATTTACACAACCAAGTTTACGTAACAAAACTTTGTATGACTATAATGTAAATATGTTACGTACAACATCTGAATGCATGAGCGCTATATTGGGAGGTTCAAATACAGTATCTAATGTCGCTTATGATAGAATTTTCCATAACTCTAATGAATTTGGAGAAAGAATCTCTAGAAATCAACTATTAACACTTCAGCAAGAAAGCTACCTATCGGAAGCTCAACATTTTGCTGATGGAGCTTACTATATAGAAGCCCTAACAGACCAGTTAGCAGAAAAGGCCTTAGAAATTTTCAAATTGATAGAACAAGCTGGAGGCTTTTTAAAACAACTCAAAGAAGGGGTTATTCAACGAAAAATAAAAGAATCGGCAACTAAGGAACAAGAACAATTTGATAATGGTGAACTTGTTTTATTAGGAACTAACAAAATTCAAAATGAAAAGGATCGAATGAAGAATGATTTAGAAGTAAATCCTTTTGTAAAAGTTAGAAATCAAAAAACGTTAATTGAACCTATCATTCAGAAAAGATTAGCCGAAAAACTTGAACAAGAACGTTTAGACCATGAGTAG
- the ccsA gene encoding cytochrome c biogenesis protein CcsA, whose amino-acid sequence MKKLLNILYSTRLMAVLFFVFAIAMGVATFIENDFGTQTSKALVYNTWWFEVIMIFFVINFFGNIFRYRLYKKEKWSVLLFHVAFLFVLIGAGITRYISFEGLMIIDEGETTNTFFSDTNYLNVIIDDNEFQKETHNKLLLSAWGSNTANFTESFQPKKDGKEHEIAFNLVDYIPWAEKKFIEDENGVEHIKFVESSSGSRHEHFIKRGTIQNVHNILVGFDAKDGNANINIFKSGDTLKILTKSEGTFQVMATQEKGLVTKDTVQNFKLRSLYNVSGLPFVVPQYPIKGEVRTVRGEKDPKKYDMVVFDVTSAGKTERISLTGGQFNVDNIETFSLGDLNFRAWYGAKRYTTPFKVKLNDFQLEKYPGSENAASYASEVTVIDDKETFDFRIFMNTILNHKGYRLFQASYSNAGQEIEQTHLSVNHDFWGTTITYIGYFLLFFGLVASLFIKNTRFADLKKSLEKIRKKKATISAILLFLSTVSFAQHKQHQPKKLTDIQIDSILQKSIVSKEHADSFSQLVIQDAGGRMKPAHTFASELVRKVAHTDSFRGLTPSQILVSITEAPMFWLNVPFIYLEKGNTQIREALGLPKDVQYARFIDFYNPDGSSKISHLAVEAQKKRIQSKLEQDAIKIERRVYLLSQALSGSILRIYPVPNNEENKWVSQPETLQANFKGTDSVFVRQSLPVYFQLLQNSKQTGNYTETSKILDGIKKFQRKFGAEVIPAEDKIQLEIAYNKANIFVQLSRYYGIVSLLMIVFVFLQIFNNKPWINYVVKAFIGIIIVLFIAHLTGLAMRWYISGNAPWSNAYESIIFVGLATMLFGLILGKNSSLTIAATTFLAAIILFFANQNWLDPEIANLQPVLNSWWLYVHVSIIVASYGPFALGMILGIFALFLVVFTNENNKKKMDLHLKELTVINEMALTVGLVMLTIGNFLGGMWANESWGRYWGWDPKETWALISIMVYAFVLHMRLIPGLRGKYTFHLWSIIAFASIMMTYFGVNFYLAGLHSYASGDKVITPNSVYYSITFVTVLGVISWFKYKKFYQK is encoded by the coding sequence ATGAAAAAGCTCCTTAATATACTATACTCAACTCGCCTAATGGCCGTTCTTTTCTTTGTCTTTGCCATAGCGATGGGAGTTGCTACTTTTATTGAAAATGATTTCGGAACCCAAACCTCAAAAGCTTTGGTTTATAACACTTGGTGGTTTGAAGTTATTATGATCTTCTTTGTGATTAATTTCTTTGGAAATATTTTTAGATATCGTCTATATAAAAAAGAAAAATGGTCTGTTTTACTTTTTCACGTAGCGTTTTTATTTGTACTCATTGGTGCAGGTATTACCCGTTATATTAGTTTCGAAGGTTTAATGATTATTGATGAAGGGGAAACTACCAATACCTTTTTTTCTGACACAAACTACTTAAACGTTATTATAGATGACAATGAATTTCAGAAAGAAACGCACAACAAATTACTTCTTTCTGCATGGGGTTCTAATACTGCCAATTTTACTGAGTCTTTTCAACCTAAAAAAGATGGAAAAGAACATGAAATAGCATTTAACCTTGTTGATTATATTCCATGGGCGGAGAAAAAGTTTATCGAAGATGAAAACGGAGTGGAACATATAAAATTCGTTGAAAGTTCTAGTGGAAGTAGACACGAGCACTTTATCAAAAGAGGAACCATTCAAAATGTTCATAATATTCTAGTTGGATTTGATGCAAAAGATGGAAATGCGAACATCAATATTTTTAAAAGTGGCGATACCTTAAAAATCCTTACAAAGTCTGAAGGTACTTTTCAAGTAATGGCTACACAAGAAAAAGGGCTTGTTACAAAAGATACTGTACAAAACTTCAAATTACGTTCTTTATATAATGTCTCTGGATTACCTTTTGTTGTTCCGCAATACCCTATAAAAGGAGAAGTAAGAACAGTTAGAGGAGAAAAAGACCCTAAAAAATACGATATGGTTGTTTTTGATGTTACTTCAGCAGGAAAAACAGAACGCATTTCTTTAACAGGAGGACAATTTAATGTAGATAATATAGAAACCTTTAGTCTAGGAGACCTAAACTTTAGAGCTTGGTATGGCGCTAAAAGATATACTACTCCATTTAAAGTAAAACTAAACGATTTCCAATTAGAAAAATATCCTGGTTCTGAAAACGCAGCTTCGTACGCTAGTGAAGTAACAGTTATTGATGATAAAGAAACTTTTGACTTTAGAATTTTCATGAATACCATATTAAATCACAAAGGTTATCGATTGTTCCAAGCTAGCTACAGCAATGCTGGGCAAGAAATTGAACAAACACACTTATCTGTAAACCATGACTTTTGGGGTACTACCATAACTTACATTGGTTACTTTTTATTATTCTTTGGGCTAGTAGCTTCGTTATTTATTAAAAACACTCGTTTTGCAGATTTGAAAAAATCTTTAGAAAAAATAAGAAAAAAGAAAGCTACCATTTCTGCCATACTATTATTTTTAAGCACCGTTTCTTTTGCTCAACATAAGCAACACCAACCAAAAAAATTAACTGATATACAAATCGATTCTATTTTACAAAAATCGATTGTTTCAAAAGAGCATGCAGATTCTTTTAGCCAATTAGTAATTCAAGATGCAGGAGGAAGAATGAAACCTGCACATACTTTTGCCTCTGAATTGGTTAGAAAAGTTGCGCATACAGATAGCTTTAGAGGATTAACTCCTAGTCAGATTTTAGTATCAATTACTGAAGCTCCGATGTTTTGGTTAAATGTTCCTTTTATTTATTTAGAAAAAGGAAATACACAAATTAGAGAAGCACTTGGATTACCAAAAGATGTACAATATGCTCGCTTTATCGATTTTTACAACCCAGATGGATCTTCTAAAATTTCACATTTAGCAGTTGAAGCGCAAAAAAAACGTATTCAAAGTAAACTAGAACAAGATGCTATAAAAATTGAACGCAGAGTGTACTTACTTTCACAAGCGCTAAGTGGTAGTATTTTACGTATTTACCCTGTACCAAACAATGAAGAAAACAAGTGGGTATCTCAACCAGAAACTTTACAAGCTAATTTTAAAGGAACCGATTCTGTTTTTGTAAGACAATCTCTACCTGTATATTTTCAATTATTACAGAATTCGAAACAAACAGGAAATTATACTGAAACTAGTAAAATATTAGATGGTATAAAGAAGTTTCAAAGAAAGTTTGGAGCTGAAGTAATTCCAGCAGAAGACAAAATTCAATTAGAAATAGCTTACAACAAAGCAAACATATTTGTTCAGCTCTCAAGATACTATGGAATAGTTAGTTTGTTAATGATTGTATTTGTCTTTTTACAAATATTCAACAATAAACCCTGGATCAACTATGTGGTAAAAGCTTTTATAGGAATTATCATTGTTTTGTTTATAGCCCACTTAACAGGATTGGCCATGCGATGGTACATTAGTGGAAATGCTCCTTGGAGTAATGCCTATGAATCCATTATTTTTGTTGGATTAGCAACCATGTTATTTGGTTTAATACTGGGTAAAAACTCTTCATTAACTATTGCAGCAACTACATTCTTAGCGGCAATCATTTTATTCTTTGCAAACCAAAATTGGTTGGATCCTGAAATTGCTAACCTTCAACCAGTTTTAAACTCTTGGTGGTTGTATGTTCATGTATCTATCATTGTAGCCAGTTATGGACCTTTTGCTCTTGGAATGATCTTAGGAATTTTTGCTTTATTCTTGGTTGTTTTTACCAATGAAAATAATAAGAAGAAAATGGATTTACACCTAAAAGAACTAACAGTTATTAACGAAATGGCATTAACTGTTGGGTTGGTTATGCTAACCATTGGTAACTTTTTAGGAGGTATGTGGGCCAATGAAAGTTGGGGTAGATATTGGGGATGGGATCCAAAAGAAACTTGGGCTCTAATTTCAATTATGGTATACGCTTTTGTATTACACATGAGATTAATACCTGGTTTAAGAGGTAAATACACATTTCATTTATGGTCTATAATTGCTTTTGCTTCAATTATGATGACCTATTTCGGTGTAAACTTCTATTTAGCAGGATTACACTCTTATGCAAGTGGTGATAAAGTAATTACTCCAAACTCTGTATACTATTCAATTACTTTTGTAACTGTTTTAGGGGTCATCTCATGGTTTAAATACAAGAAGTTTTACCAAAAATAA
- a CDS encoding DUF2892 domain-containing protein, protein MFNKNIKLVLAALTLAWAVYSFTQGEIGNGIAILLLTGIFILLYFKNEFILLAFLKLRKQDFEGAQKWLGYIKNPSAALTQKQEGYYNYLHGIMLSQTNITKAEKFLKKAVKLGLAMDHDLAMAKLQLAGIAMTKRRKREATMLMNEAKKLDKHGMLKEQMQMMKQQMKRI, encoded by the coding sequence ATGTTTAATAAGAATATAAAATTAGTTTTAGCTGCATTAACTTTAGCTTGGGCAGTATATAGTTTTACTCAAGGAGAAATAGGTAATGGAATTGCCATTTTACTTCTAACTGGTATATTCATTTTATTATATTTTAAGAATGAGTTTATATTATTAGCGTTCTTAAAATTAAGAAAGCAGGATTTTGAAGGAGCTCAAAAATGGTTAGGATATATCAAAAATCCATCTGCGGCATTAACCCAAAAGCAAGAAGGTTATTATAACTATTTACATGGTATTATGTTATCTCAAACAAACATAACCAAAGCAGAGAAGTTCTTGAAAAAAGCGGTAAAACTAGGCTTGGCAATGGATCATGATTTAGCAATGGCTAAATTACAATTAGCAGGTATTGCTATGACCAAACGTAGAAAACGCGAAGCGACTATGTTAATGAATGAAGCTAAAAAACTTGACAAACATGGTATGCTAAAGGAGCAAATGCAAATGATGAAACAGCAAATGAAAAGAATATAA